In Candidatus Binataceae bacterium, one genomic interval encodes:
- a CDS encoding isoprenylcysteine carboxylmethyltransferase family protein, with protein sequence MRTLVTGGAGFLGSGVKSEHRAMKSFAMRAAAQTGVLLIPVALTFVAAGTIHYWQGWVFWLAFLGSSSATGVYLIQHDRALLARRMRVGPQAESRPRQKLIVALLFVMFVTLAIVPGLDYRFGWSHVPGAIVILANLVIVAMFGFFILVMRENNFAASTITIEAGQHVVSTGPYAYVRHPMYAGALLMIFAMPLALGSWWGLLVAALACPLLVARILDEERALSAELAGYDDYCRTVPYRLIPRVW encoded by the coding sequence GTGCGAACACTGGTGACCGGTGGCGCCGGGTTTCTCGGCTCCGGCGTCAAATCCGAGCATCGCGCGATGAAGTCATTTGCAATGAGAGCGGCGGCGCAAACTGGGGTGCTGCTGATTCCGGTGGCGCTGACTTTTGTTGCGGCGGGAACAATTCACTACTGGCAGGGATGGGTTTTCTGGCTGGCGTTTCTCGGCTCTTCGAGCGCGACCGGAGTCTATCTGATCCAGCACGATCGTGCGCTGCTCGCGCGGCGGATGCGGGTCGGCCCGCAGGCGGAGTCGCGGCCACGCCAAAAGCTGATCGTCGCGCTGCTGTTTGTGATGTTCGTGACGCTGGCGATCGTGCCCGGGCTGGACTATCGGTTCGGCTGGTCTCACGTGCCCGGCGCGATTGTGATTCTCGCGAATCTGGTCATCGTGGCGATGTTCGGGTTTTTCATTCTGGTGATGCGTGAAAACAACTTCGCGGCTTCGACGATCACGATCGAGGCCGGGCAGCACGTGGTCTCGACCGGGCCGTACGCGTACGTGCGCCATCCGATGTACGCGGGCGCCCTGCTGATGATTTTCGCGATGCCGCTCGCGCTGGGCTCCTGGTGGGGACTGCTGGTGGCGGCGCTCGCGTGCCCGCTTCTGGTCGCGCGAATCCTCGACGAGGAGCGGGCGCTCTCGGCGGAGCTTGCGGGCTACGACGACTACTGCCGCACGGTCCCGTATCGATTGATTCCGCGGGTCTGGTAG